The Theropithecus gelada isolate Dixy chromosome X, Tgel_1.0, whole genome shotgun sequence genome includes a window with the following:
- the PABPC1L2B gene encoding polyadenylate-binding protein 1-like 2, whose amino-acid sequence MASLYVGDLHPEVTEAMLYEKFSPAGPILSIRICRDKITRRSLGYAYVNYQQPVDAKRALETLNFDVIKGRPVRIMWSQRDPSLRKSGVGNVFIKNLGKTIDNKALYNIFSAFGNILSCKVACDEKGPKGYGFVHFQKQESAERAIDVMNGMFLNYRKIFVGRFKSHKEREAERGAWARQSTSADVKDFEEDTDEEATLR is encoded by the coding sequence ATGGCCTCCCTGTACGTGGGCGACCTGCACCCTGAGGTGACCGAGGCAATGCTGTACGAGAAATTCAGTCCAGCTGGGCCCATCCTCTCCATCCGCATCTGCAGGGACAAGATCACCCGCCGCTCATTGGGCTACGCATATGTCAACTACCAGCAACCGGTGGACGCCAAGCGGGCCCTGGAGACCCTGAACTTTGATGTCATAAAGGGCAGGCCAGTGCGCATCATGTGGTCCCAGAGGGACCCGTCGCTCCGCAAGAGCGGGGTGGGCAACGTCTTCATCAAGAACCTGGGCAAGACCATCGACAACAAGGCGCTGTACAACATCTTCTCGGCGTTCGGCAACATCCTTTCCTGCAAAGTGGCCTGTGACGAAAAGGGGCCCAAGGGCTACGGGTTCGTGCACTTCCAAAAGCAGGAATCCGCGGAGCGGGCCATCGACGTGATGAATGGCATGTTCCTGAACTACCGCAAAATTTTCGTCGGGAGATTCAAGTCGCATAAAGAACGAGAGGCCGAAAGGGGAGCCTGGGCCAGGCAGTCCACTAGTGCTGACGTCAAGGATTTCGAGGAAGACACCGACGAGGAGGCCACCTTGCGATGA